A genomic segment from Cyanobium sp. NIES-981 encodes:
- a CDS encoding DUF2157 domain-containing protein, with product MARSWSQQLERWQAAGLIDDDTAERIRGWEARHLAPSAPSLRIPTLVAVSLGGVLLAAGVLLLVSTHWEALSPGQQYGLLLFLLLALHGLGAGLGTRLPALALALHGVGSVAFGAGLYLSGQIFHLEARWPFGLLLWALGAGLGWWLLRQWPQLALLAPAWLAGEWLLRCEEAAALQCRGEGVLPLAAGLLLTSLAYLGAASGPGPCAPTRRVLLWVGGLALPAAALFWQLTLLDRTTYGARLPGPVLALGWLGALMLPLLAAWSWRRQSVWHLAVAVGWILMGLALSPAGSWRMGWIQYPWWLVGGMLLVGWGVVEGRTERINFGAALVAITVLAFYVSNVMGNLERSASLVGLGVLFLGGGGALELWRRRLLASMRGRQQP from the coding sequence ATGGCCAGGTCCTGGAGCCAGCAACTGGAGCGTTGGCAGGCGGCCGGGCTGATCGATGACGACACGGCCGAGCGGATCCGCGGCTGGGAAGCCCGCCACCTCGCACCGTCCGCCCCGTCGCTGAGGATTCCCACGCTGGTGGCGGTGTCCCTGGGCGGGGTGCTGCTGGCGGCCGGGGTTCTGCTGCTGGTGTCCACCCATTGGGAGGCCCTCTCCCCCGGGCAGCAGTACGGCCTGCTGCTGTTTCTTCTGCTGGCTCTGCACGGACTCGGCGCCGGGCTGGGCACCCGCCTGCCCGCCCTCGCCCTGGCGCTCCATGGGGTGGGGAGCGTGGCGTTCGGGGCTGGCCTCTATCTGAGCGGACAGATCTTCCATCTCGAGGCCCGGTGGCCGTTTGGCCTGCTGCTCTGGGCCTTGGGGGCCGGACTGGGATGGTGGCTGCTGCGCCAGTGGCCCCAGCTGGCCCTGCTGGCCCCGGCCTGGCTGGCGGGCGAATGGCTGCTCCGGTGCGAGGAGGCCGCGGCCCTCCAGTGCCGCGGGGAGGGGGTTCTGCCCCTGGCCGCGGGCCTGCTGCTCACCAGCCTCGCCTATCTGGGCGCCGCCAGCGGCCCCGGGCCCTGTGCTCCCACCCGGCGGGTGCTGCTGTGGGTCGGAGGGCTGGCGCTGCCGGCCGCGGCCCTGTTCTGGCAGCTGACCCTGCTCGATCGCACCACCTACGGCGCCCGCCTGCCGGGCCCTGTGCTGGCGCTCGGCTGGCTGGGCGCCTTGATGCTGCCGCTGCTCGCGGCCTGGAGCTGGCGGCGGCAGAGCGTGTGGCACCTGGCCGTGGCGGTGGGGTGGATCCTGATGGGGCTCGCCCTCTCCCCAGCGGGCAGCTGGAGGATGGGGTGGATCCAGTACCCCTGGTGGCTCGTCGGCGGGATGCTCCTGGTGGGCTGGGGGGTGGTTGAGGGACGCACCGAGAGGATCAATTTCGGCGCCGCCCTGGTGGCCATCACGGTGCTGGCCTTCTACGTGTCGAACGTGATGGGCAACCTGGAGCGCTCGGCCAGCCTTGTGGGCCTGGGGGTGCTGTTCCTGGGCGGCGGCGGGGCGCTGGAGCTGTGGCGGCGGCGCCTGCTGGCATCGATGCGCGGGAGGCAGCAGCCATGA
- a CDS encoding 2OG-Fe(II) oxygenase produces MTLIASYRNAGYAAVADAVVAFFERRTDLQRPGVAFGPEAGGAPAASAPPAKVSTDISLVAIDRSDPEAFALAEVILRGVQAGLAQYLRERPLLGQCCPQQSLFVNPIFNLQRYAPGEGFHAWHCDWTLSDEATEPHARVLAWILYANSLPEGGTEFHWQGHHEEAERGKLLIFPAGVSHIHRGRVSHAHTKTIATGWINAGRLEDYLQRLAAG; encoded by the coding sequence ATGACCCTGATCGCCAGCTACCGCAACGCCGGTTACGCAGCGGTGGCCGATGCGGTGGTGGCCTTCTTCGAGCGCCGCACCGACCTGCAGCGCCCGGGGGTGGCCTTCGGGCCTGAAGCCGGCGGGGCGCCCGCTGCCTCCGCGCCCCCCGCCAAGGTGTCCACCGACATCAGCCTGGTGGCGATCGACCGCAGCGATCCGGAGGCCTTCGCCCTGGCGGAGGTGATCCTGCGGGGGGTGCAGGCGGGCCTGGCCCAGTACCTCAGGGAGCGGCCTCTCCTGGGCCAGTGCTGTCCCCAGCAGAGCCTGTTCGTGAACCCGATCTTCAACCTGCAGCGCTACGCGCCCGGCGAGGGCTTCCATGCCTGGCACTGCGACTGGACCCTCAGCGACGAGGCCACCGAACCCCACGCCCGGGTGCTGGCCTGGATCCTCTACGCCAACTCCCTGCCCGAGGGCGGCACCGAGTTCCACTGGCAGGGCCACCACGAGGAGGCCGAGCGGGGCAAGCTGCTGATCTTCCCTGCGGGGGTGTCCCACATTCACCGGGGCCGGGTGAGCCACGCCCACACCAAGACCATCGCCACGGGCTGGATCAACGCCGGCCGGCTGGAGGACTACCTGCAGCGGCTGGCCGCGGGCTGA
- a CDS encoding protein phosphatase, with protein MTDPTAVSLQGTLFDFAITELVRQHRESFQPLWSAEGWAKLLIWLALNCGCSGDQASLETFAAALGPALRARLRRVYFARELTDLDLQVLADPAEAQALVLPLASGGEPLSLERAAAAVERVGLGAMLSSDRARWRCLEAAVAMPWAQPPPPPADNAQP; from the coding sequence GTGACCGACCCGACCGCCGTTTCCCTGCAGGGCACGCTGTTCGACTTCGCCATCACCGAGCTGGTGCGGCAGCACCGCGAGAGCTTTCAGCCGCTCTGGAGCGCCGAGGGCTGGGCCAAGCTGCTGATCTGGCTGGCCCTCAACTGCGGCTGCTCCGGCGACCAGGCCAGCCTCGAGACCTTCGCCGCGGCCCTGGGTCCGGCCCTGCGGGCCCGGTTGCGGCGGGTGTACTTCGCGCGGGAACTGACCGATCTGGATCTGCAGGTGCTGGCCGATCCGGCCGAGGCCCAGGCGCTGGTGCTGCCGCTGGCGTCGGGCGGGGAGCCCCTCAGCCTGGAGCGGGCGGCCGCGGCGGTGGAGCGGGTGGGGCTGGGCGCGATGCTGAGCAGCGACCGTGCCCGCTGGCGCTGCCTCGAGGCGGCGGTGGCGATGCCCTGGGCCCAGCCCCCCCCGCCCCCAGCCGACAACGCCCAGCCATGA